The following are encoded together in the Nocardioides thalensis genome:
- a CDS encoding DHA2 family efflux MFS transporter permease subunit gives MTSDALEPAAPVARPVLDPRRWKALALLCVAFFMVIVDSQIVILALPEMRSDLGMSATESTWVMSAYMLSFGGLLLLGGRTADHLGGRRMFMVGTALFMAASVACALAPTGAALIAARLVQGAAAAIMTPTAMTVLMATFPEGAERNKALGIWTGIGAFGATAALLIGGPITDGLGWPWVFYINVPLGLIVLVLGPKVLRETARVVGRSRFDAPGAALVTGAVGALVYAIIEAPSAGWASGQTLALLVGAAILMVGFVLVEQRSPAPLVPLRIFRSATFVSGNVIVLLVGMAVYGGAMTLSLYAQDVLGYSAVAFGLSTAIYAAMSLIGSNVAGRLITTAGFRRIALVGSTLMGTGLVVLAFVSPDGNYWDDLFIGLVVFGSGIGTTHVAGSVAALSGAKPEEAGLASGVTNAVFQVGAALGIAITSTVALATKGAGESAGALTEGYRASFWTCAVFVLVAFVIALATRRTPRDEREGASAGTSAS, from the coding sequence ATGACAAGTGATGCCCTCGAGCCCGCGGCGCCCGTCGCCCGCCCTGTCCTTGACCCGCGGCGTTGGAAGGCGCTCGCGCTCCTGTGCGTGGCGTTCTTCATGGTCATCGTCGACTCCCAGATCGTGATCCTGGCTCTCCCCGAGATGCGGTCGGACCTCGGGATGTCGGCCACCGAGTCGACGTGGGTCATGAGCGCCTACATGCTCAGCTTCGGCGGCCTGTTGCTCCTGGGAGGTCGCACCGCTGACCACCTCGGCGGTCGCCGGATGTTCATGGTGGGGACGGCGCTGTTCATGGCCGCTTCCGTGGCGTGCGCGCTCGCACCCACGGGCGCCGCGCTCATCGCGGCGCGGCTCGTCCAGGGCGCGGCGGCGGCGATCATGACGCCGACCGCGATGACCGTGCTCATGGCGACGTTCCCCGAGGGCGCCGAGCGCAACAAGGCGCTGGGGATCTGGACGGGGATCGGTGCCTTCGGTGCCACGGCGGCCTTGCTGATCGGTGGCCCGATCACCGACGGGCTGGGTTGGCCGTGGGTCTTCTACATCAACGTGCCGCTCGGTCTGATCGTCCTGGTGCTCGGGCCGAAGGTCCTGCGTGAGACGGCGCGGGTGGTCGGAAGGAGCCGGTTCGACGCTCCCGGAGCCGCTCTTGTCACGGGTGCGGTGGGAGCGCTGGTGTACGCGATCATCGAGGCGCCTTCGGCGGGGTGGGCGAGCGGGCAGACGCTGGCTCTGCTCGTCGGCGCCGCGATCCTGATGGTCGGGTTCGTGCTCGTCGAGCAGCGCTCCCCGGCGCCGTTGGTGCCCCTTCGGATCTTCCGCTCTGCGACGTTCGTCAGCGGCAACGTGATCGTGCTGCTGGTGGGCATGGCGGTGTACGGCGGCGCCATGACGCTCTCCCTCTACGCGCAGGACGTCCTGGGCTACTCCGCTGTCGCGTTCGGGCTCAGCACCGCCATCTACGCTGCGATGTCGCTGATCGGCTCCAACGTCGCCGGGCGCCTGATCACGACAGCCGGATTCAGGCGCATCGCGCTCGTCGGGTCGACCCTGATGGGCACCGGGCTCGTCGTACTCGCGTTCGTCTCTCCCGACGGCAACTACTGGGACGACCTGTTCATCGGGCTGGTCGTCTTCGGCTCCGGTATCGGCACCACCCACGTGGCCGGGTCGGTCGCTGCGCTGAGCGGCGCCAAGCCGGAGGAAGCCGGCCTCGCCTCCGGCGTCACGAATGCCGTGTTCCAGGTGGGGGCGGCGCTCGGCATCGCCATCACGTCGACGGTGGCGCTGGCGACGAAGGGCGCCGGCGAGAGCGCGGGCGCCCTGACCGAGGGCTATCGGGCGTCCTTCTGGACGTGTGCGGTCTTCGTCCTCGTCGCGTTCGTGATCGCGTTGGCGACCCGACGGACGCCGCGGGACGAGCGGGAAGGGGCGAGCGCCGGGACCTCGGCTTCGTGA
- a CDS encoding DUF7002 family protein, giving the protein MSPEELAERHPLVHHVTTGGAWEAISRTGLLSTRALLDRFEVPEPDRGTLLSRPRPVPVELTHPRHGRAVIFDNRPLRLPILQRCLDCSVEEFCRELNARVFFWATERRLENHLRARGHRGRRRDVITVSTRRLLEECGPAVTLCAFNSGSTLYPNAPRRGPASFRPVADYPYDEERRRRGRSNALAEVCVSGQVARIDDVVERVVRIDADGERTRVA; this is encoded by the coding sequence ATGTCTCCGGAAGAACTCGCCGAGCGCCACCCGCTCGTGCACCACGTGACGACCGGCGGAGCCTGGGAGGCGATCAGCCGGACCGGCCTCCTGAGCACCCGGGCCCTGCTCGACCGCTTCGAGGTGCCGGAGCCCGACCGCGGCACCCTCCTCAGCCGCCCGCGGCCGGTGCCGGTCGAGCTCACCCATCCGCGCCACGGCCGGGCGGTCATCTTCGACAACCGACCGTTGCGGCTCCCGATCCTCCAGCGGTGCCTCGACTGCTCGGTGGAGGAGTTCTGCCGTGAGCTCAACGCCCGGGTCTTCTTCTGGGCGACCGAGCGGCGCCTCGAGAACCACCTCCGCGCCCGCGGCCACCGCGGGCGCAGGCGCGACGTGATCACGGTGAGCACCCGCCGCCTCCTCGAGGAGTGCGGCCCGGCAGTCACGCTCTGCGCGTTCAACTCCGGCAGCACCCTGTACCCGAACGCGCCGCGCCGCGGACCGGCATCGTTCCGCCCGGTCGCCGACTATCCCTACGACGAGGAGCGACGCCGGCGCGGGCGAAGCAACGCGCTGGCCGAGGTCTGCGTGTCCGGGCAGGTGGCGCGCATCGACGACGTCGTCGAGAGGGTGGTCAGGATCGACGCGGACGGCGAACGCACCCGGGTCGCGTGA
- a CDS encoding EVE domain-containing protein — protein MATTIDEGNLGAWLLKCNPAVYDLRAAVDAGVDYVDSWSVRPGYRAEMMAPGQKAVLWVSGDGTRMARGIWGVGWVRGRVRPADAEGAGFWTDQGARRSVRMAIALWIPVLAEPVTVKEIRAAGVTDLEVLRMPQGSNPSWISQAQLAVLEHLLPEWPTEPRGSAK, from the coding sequence GTGGCGACGACGATCGACGAGGGCAACCTCGGGGCCTGGCTGCTCAAGTGCAATCCGGCCGTCTACGACCTGCGGGCCGCGGTCGATGCCGGCGTCGACTACGTCGACAGCTGGAGCGTCCGCCCGGGCTATCGCGCGGAGATGATGGCGCCGGGCCAGAAGGCCGTCCTGTGGGTCTCCGGCGACGGCACCCGCATGGCGCGAGGCATCTGGGGCGTCGGCTGGGTGCGTGGCCGGGTCCGTCCCGCGGACGCCGAGGGTGCCGGCTTCTGGACCGACCAGGGAGCCCGGCGGTCGGTGCGGATGGCGATTGCGCTCTGGATCCCCGTCCTGGCGGAGCCCGTCACGGTGAAGGAGATCCGCGCGGCGGGCGTCACGGACCTCGAGGTGCTGAGAATGCCGCAGGGGTCGAACCCTTCGTGGATCTCGCAGGCCCAGCTCGCCGTGCTCGAGCACCTGCTCCCCGAGTGGCCGACCGAGCCACGGGGTTCGGCGAAATGA
- a CDS encoding dihydrofolate reductase family protein produces the protein MGTITVSAFVTVDGVQRDPVAWIGDWFSDDLVAHATGLLGQADAMVMGRGTYQYFAERFPHIPGPHADRVNTMRKLVVSSSLSEVGWQNAELVRGDAFEVAMGLLGREQGSYVMYGYGSLAARLIHNGFVGTLEFLVVPTLRGSGSSMVQESLGRDLVLSSSRTFESGVVGLTYTPQWD, from the coding sequence ATGGGAACGATCACGGTGTCGGCGTTCGTGACCGTCGACGGCGTCCAGCGTGATCCGGTGGCCTGGATCGGCGACTGGTTCAGCGACGACCTCGTTGCCCACGCCACCGGCCTGCTCGGGCAGGCGGACGCGATGGTCATGGGACGGGGGACCTACCAGTACTTCGCCGAGCGGTTCCCCCACATCCCGGGGCCCCACGCAGACCGGGTCAACACGATGAGGAAGCTCGTGGTCTCGAGCTCCCTCAGCGAGGTGGGCTGGCAGAACGCCGAGCTGGTGCGCGGGGACGCCTTCGAGGTGGCGATGGGCCTCCTCGGGCGGGAGCAGGGCTCCTACGTCATGTACGGCTACGGCTCCCTCGCGGCCCGGCTGATCCACAACGGCTTCGTGGGGACGCTCGAGTTCCTCGTCGTCCCCACGTTGCGCGGTTCGGGGTCCTCGATGGTCCAGGAGAGCCTGGGCCGCGACCTGGTCCTGTCGTCGAGCCGCACGTTCGAGTCCGGCGTCGTCGGCCTCACCTACACGCCGCAGTGGGACTGA
- a CDS encoding FAD-dependent oxidoreductase yields the protein MTDAVVVGAGLSGLVCARRLAGAGVDVEVLEARDRVGGRTLNQAIGPGQVTELGGQWAGPQHTAVRRLAAEVGVETFPTHIAGRHLYHHAGRATRYRGDVPARMPLGLGDFRLAQARLERLARRIDLDDPAGAPWARRYDEMTVETWMRRHMRTRSGRSLMRLTIKAVLAVEPREISLLGWLFYIASGGGLDSLIRTDGGYQQDRFVGGSQEIALRMAADLGQRLRLATPVRRIEHGRDGVRVHADGAVVDARSVVVAIPPHLHPTIEFAPGLPAVRNQLATAMSAGMVTKFVAVYPEPFWREAGLSGHATSTEGPISMTFDNSPPDGSPGALVAFALADGARALEAMSPADRRGVVLDALVALYGDRASTPQQLHEQCWAREQWTRGCYVGYFGPGGWTSFGSALRRPVGRIVWAGAETATHGHGSMDGAVTAGERAAEEALAALRLEAGVRA from the coding sequence ATGACGGACGCTGTGGTGGTCGGAGCAGGGCTCTCGGGCCTGGTGTGCGCGCGACGGCTCGCCGGGGCGGGCGTCGACGTGGAGGTCCTCGAGGCCCGCGACCGCGTCGGCGGGCGGACCCTCAACCAGGCCATCGGGCCCGGGCAGGTCACCGAGCTCGGCGGCCAGTGGGCCGGGCCGCAGCACACCGCCGTACGCCGGCTCGCCGCCGAGGTCGGGGTCGAGACGTTCCCGACCCACATCGCCGGCAGGCACCTCTACCACCACGCCGGCCGCGCGACGCGCTACCGCGGCGACGTTCCGGCGCGGATGCCGCTCGGACTCGGCGACTTCCGTCTGGCGCAGGCCCGGCTCGAGCGCCTTGCCCGCCGCATCGACCTCGACGATCCGGCTGGTGCGCCGTGGGCGCGGAGGTACGACGAGATGACCGTCGAGACCTGGATGCGCCGGCACATGCGCACTCGGTCCGGTCGGTCCCTGATGCGCTTGACCATCAAGGCTGTCCTGGCGGTCGAGCCCCGCGAGATCTCGCTTCTCGGCTGGTTGTTCTACATCGCCAGCGGCGGTGGCCTGGACTCACTGATCCGGACCGACGGCGGCTACCAGCAGGACCGCTTCGTCGGGGGCTCGCAGGAGATCGCACTGCGGATGGCGGCCGACCTCGGGCAGCGCCTGCGCCTGGCGACTCCGGTGCGTCGGATCGAGCACGGGCGCGACGGGGTGCGGGTCCACGCCGACGGCGCGGTCGTGGACGCCCGGTCCGTGGTGGTCGCGATCCCGCCGCACCTCCATCCCACCATCGAGTTCGCACCCGGACTCCCGGCCGTGCGCAACCAGCTCGCGACCGCGATGTCGGCCGGCATGGTGACGAAGTTCGTCGCCGTCTACCCCGAGCCGTTCTGGCGCGAGGCCGGGCTCTCGGGCCACGCGACCTCCACGGAGGGGCCGATCAGCATGACGTTCGACAACTCGCCCCCGGACGGGAGCCCGGGCGCCCTGGTCGCGTTCGCGTTGGCCGACGGCGCCCGCGCGTTGGAGGCGATGAGCCCGGCCGACCGACGCGGCGTCGTACTCGACGCCCTGGTCGCGCTGTACGGCGACCGGGCGAGCACGCCGCAGCAGCTCCACGAGCAGTGCTGGGCCCGCGAGCAGTGGACGCGCGGGTGCTACGTCGGCTACTTCGGGCCGGGCGGCTGGACGTCGTTCGGATCGGCGCTGCGCCGGCCGGTGGGACGGATCGTGTGGGCCGGCGCCGAGACAGCCACGCACGGCCACGGGTCCATGGACGGCGCCGTCACGGCAGGGGAGCGGGCCGCCGAGGAGGCGCTGGCCGCCTTGCGGCTCGAGGCCGGAGTGCGGGCGTGA
- a CDS encoding TetR family transcriptional regulator: MDPRAARTIDALLSAAERLFSERPVDQVTVEEIATTAGVAIGSVYNHFGSKAGLHAALVERAVDADRRFMDRAYTTERSPVDQLYAAAEEYLEFYLANPEYFRMLAFPGDPGSYPAGRDLAERLAASVDKQNERMVTALRRGIAAGAIRDVDPEDVATVLWAAWNGIISLGWRSDPLRRSDDELRHLLRVATDAVAHGLLTEQK, encoded by the coding sequence GTGGATCCGCGTGCCGCGCGCACGATCGACGCCCTCCTGAGCGCCGCCGAGCGCCTGTTCAGCGAGCGGCCGGTCGACCAGGTCACGGTCGAGGAGATCGCGACCACCGCCGGGGTGGCGATCGGCTCCGTCTACAACCACTTCGGCTCCAAGGCGGGCCTGCACGCGGCGCTGGTCGAGCGGGCGGTGGACGCAGACCGCCGGTTCATGGACCGCGCCTACACGACCGAGCGCTCTCCGGTCGACCAGCTCTACGCGGCCGCCGAGGAGTACCTGGAGTTCTACCTCGCGAACCCCGAGTACTTCCGGATGCTCGCCTTTCCCGGCGACCCCGGCAGCTATCCCGCGGGCCGCGACCTCGCCGAGCGGCTCGCCGCGTCGGTCGACAAGCAGAACGAGCGGATGGTTACCGCCCTGCGGCGCGGGATCGCGGCCGGAGCGATCCGCGACGTCGATCCCGAGGACGTCGCAACGGTGCTGTGGGCAGCGTGGAACGGCATCATCAGCCTGGGGTGGCGCTCCGATCCGCTTCGGCGCTCCGACGACGAGCTCCGCCACCTCCTGCGCGTCGCCACGGACGCAGTCGCGCACGGGCTCCTTACGGAGCAGAAGTAG
- a CDS encoding helix-turn-helix domain-containing protein, translating into MAVGTVAAVVVESSNIHPWDMFEFGIVNAVFGIPAPELVDPWYDLRWCSIDVPRPDNGFGLTTPYGLDDIAGADTVIVPSVPESWLTRTDDPAPELTAALREAHGRGARMVSLCTGVFALAAAGLLDGKRATGHWWHTDDLKRRFPQVEVDPTVLYVDEGDVLTSAGLTAGMDLCLHLVRSDLGPLAANHLARRLVTPAHRTGGQAQFVDLSVPRSDDASIEPVLQWARENLSEPITVDSLAQRAHLSPRTLFRRVQQATGMAPMQWLLNQRIAFAQLLLETTYLSVERIADRSGMGTGANLRRHFQQVVGVTPTDYRRAFPCPGAAEVDAMPSAG; encoded by the coding sequence ATGGCCGTCGGGACCGTCGCAGCAGTCGTGGTCGAGTCGTCGAACATCCACCCGTGGGACATGTTCGAGTTCGGCATCGTCAACGCGGTCTTCGGGATCCCCGCCCCGGAGCTCGTCGATCCCTGGTACGACCTGCGGTGGTGCTCGATCGACGTCCCACGCCCGGACAACGGCTTCGGCCTGACGACGCCGTACGGGTTGGACGACATCGCGGGGGCGGACACCGTGATCGTGCCGTCGGTTCCCGAGAGCTGGCTGACCCGGACGGACGACCCGGCGCCCGAGCTGACGGCGGCCCTCCGTGAGGCACACGGGCGCGGTGCGCGCATGGTCTCCCTCTGCACCGGCGTGTTCGCCCTCGCTGCCGCGGGCCTGCTGGACGGGAAGAGGGCGACTGGCCACTGGTGGCACACCGACGACCTGAAGCGCCGCTTCCCGCAGGTCGAGGTCGACCCCACCGTCCTCTACGTCGACGAGGGCGACGTCCTCACGAGTGCGGGACTGACGGCCGGCATGGACCTGTGCCTGCACCTCGTCCGATCCGACCTCGGCCCGCTCGCGGCGAACCACCTGGCCCGGCGACTCGTCACCCCAGCGCACCGGACCGGGGGGCAGGCGCAGTTCGTCGATCTCTCCGTGCCGCGCTCCGACGACGCGAGCATCGAACCCGTGCTGCAATGGGCGCGCGAGAACCTCTCCGAGCCCATCACTGTCGACTCGCTCGCCCAGCGCGCGCACCTGAGCCCGCGCACGCTGTTCAGAAGGGTTCAGCAGGCAACCGGGATGGCGCCGATGCAATGGCTCCTGAACCAGCGGATCGCCTTCGCGCAGCTGTTGCTGGAGACGACGTACCTGTCCGTCGAGCGCATCGCCGATCGCAGCGGGATGGGGACCGGGGCCAACCTCCGGCGCCACTTCCAGCAGGTCGTCGGAGTCACGCCCACGGACTATCGACGCGCGTTCCCGTGCCCGGGCGCGGCGGAGGTCGACGCGATGCCGAGCGCCGGGTGA
- a CDS encoding dihydrofolate reductase family protein → MTDLVLQMQTSIDGYVDSSLGVPWGLWDWGPDSPWSADLMSRFNELVTDADAILLSRPMADGYADHWQGIAEERAGDPDFAFARHVTDVPKLVVTSESYQHGRSDHTVITGPLVDGVRQALERVDGKVICFGGASFASALLRAGLVDELQLFVNPGLAGEGARIFDRALAGARWDLLDSRAYECGIAVLRWHVTGPSQRG, encoded by the coding sequence ATGACCGATCTCGTCCTGCAGATGCAGACCTCCATCGACGGCTACGTGGACAGCTCCCTGGGAGTTCCGTGGGGCCTGTGGGACTGGGGCCCTGACTCGCCCTGGTCCGCAGACCTCATGAGCAGGTTCAACGAGCTCGTGACGGACGCAGACGCGATCCTGCTCAGCCGGCCCATGGCGGACGGCTACGCGGACCACTGGCAAGGCATCGCCGAGGAGCGTGCAGGTGACCCCGACTTCGCCTTCGCACGCCACGTCACCGACGTGCCGAAGCTCGTGGTGACCAGCGAGAGCTATCAGCACGGTCGCTCGGACCACACCGTCATCACCGGGCCGCTGGTCGACGGCGTCCGGCAGGCCCTGGAGCGGGTGGACGGCAAGGTCATCTGCTTCGGCGGTGCCTCGTTCGCCTCCGCCCTGCTCCGGGCCGGGCTGGTCGACGAGCTCCAGCTGTTCGTCAACCCCGGTCTGGCCGGCGAAGGAGCCAGGATCTTCGACCGGGCGCTCGCGGGCGCCAGGTGGGACCTCCTCGACTCGCGGGCCTACGAGTGCGGGATCGCCGTCCTCAGGTGGCACGTGACTGGTCCTTCGCAGAGAGGATGA
- a CDS encoding histidine phosphatase family protein has translation MRPRWDSGPAGLVLVRHGESVGNRADAAAREAGAEELELDARDADVELSDTGREQARALGRWLAERDERSRPTRVVTSPYKRAAETARLALEGVDLPLEHDERLRERDLGVLDGLTGAGIRARHPEEAARRKRLGKFYYQPPSGESWADVAHRVRTFLADLRVGHDGEQVWLFTHQAVIMTFRYVLEGIDEAEVLELDRTVRIPNASVTTYRRRGDVLEPEEFADTTAVDQVDVETTHEAPQGERGDRVG, from the coding sequence ATGCGACCGAGGTGGGACAGCGGCCCCGCGGGGCTGGTGCTGGTGCGGCACGGCGAGAGCGTGGGAAACCGGGCCGACGCGGCCGCGCGCGAAGCAGGAGCGGAGGAGCTCGAGCTCGATGCGCGCGACGCCGACGTCGAGCTCTCCGACACCGGACGCGAGCAGGCCCGCGCACTCGGACGCTGGCTCGCGGAGCGCGACGAGAGGTCGCGGCCGACGCGGGTCGTGACGTCGCCGTACAAACGCGCGGCGGAGACCGCGCGGCTCGCGCTCGAGGGCGTCGACCTCCCGCTCGAGCACGACGAGCGGCTGCGCGAGCGCGATCTCGGGGTGCTCGACGGCCTGACGGGCGCCGGGATCCGGGCCCGCCACCCCGAGGAGGCCGCCCGGCGCAAGCGACTGGGGAAGTTCTACTACCAGCCGCCGAGCGGGGAGAGCTGGGCGGACGTCGCTCACCGGGTGCGGACGTTCCTCGCCGACCTGCGGGTCGGCCACGACGGCGAGCAGGTGTGGCTGTTCACGCACCAGGCCGTGATCATGACGTTCCGCTACGTGCTGGAGGGCATCGACGAGGCGGAGGTGCTCGAGCTGGACCGCACGGTGCGGATCCCCAACGCCTCCGTGACCACCTATCGCCGGCGCGGCGACGTCCTCGAGCCGGAGGAGTTCGCCGACACCACCGCCGTCGACCAGGTCGACGTCGAGACCACCCACGAGGCACCGCAGGGCGAGCGGGGCGACCGTGTCGGCTGA
- a CDS encoding GNAT family N-acetyltransferase — MEPSERRIRVLQASEIDMVEPLWLALDRQHRSIGPSWATWWEPATTWKIRRERYRQWLAEPDAFALGAFEGDDLVGYLVAHFLPGPDDSWTTGDRIGDVESLAVAPHRRGAGIGSALLTAARERMLELGVRDLWIGVVHGNADALRFYERHGLRPLMVTVASVPGAGGAEGGDPRRG; from the coding sequence ATGGAACCGTCCGAGCGACGCATCAGAGTGCTCCAGGCTTCGGAGATCGACATGGTCGAGCCTCTGTGGCTCGCTCTCGACCGGCAACACCGGTCGATCGGTCCGAGCTGGGCCACCTGGTGGGAGCCCGCCACCACCTGGAAGATCCGTCGCGAGCGCTACCGGCAGTGGCTGGCGGAGCCCGACGCCTTCGCGCTCGGAGCGTTCGAGGGCGACGACCTGGTCGGTTACCTGGTCGCGCACTTCCTGCCGGGCCCCGACGACTCCTGGACGACCGGCGACCGCATCGGGGACGTCGAGTCGTTGGCCGTCGCCCCGCACCGACGCGGGGCGGGGATCGGGAGCGCCCTGTTGACGGCGGCGCGGGAGCGCATGCTCGAGCTCGGGGTTCGCGACCTGTGGATCGGGGTCGTCCACGGCAACGCCGACGCACTCCGGTTCTACGAGCGGCACGGCCTGCGTCCGCTCATGGTGACCGTGGCGTCCGTGCCCGGCGCCGGAGGGGCCGAGGGCGGCGACCCGCGTCGCGGATGA
- a CDS encoding nuclear transport factor 2 family protein gives MTDWRAAHERVVDNFRTGWDRPDPHAWDELMDPEMRFVQPMLRDGTGPEHWWRESARTLALLPDLRADVLSWAGSGENLFIHIRFTATLAGRPLSWEAVDLLRVTPEGVALFRESFFDSVPVATQVLSRPRSWLRWWRSGVGPFFARRRLLRPPPTHVHGGSS, from the coding sequence ATGACCGACTGGCGTGCCGCTCACGAACGGGTGGTCGACAACTTCCGCACGGGCTGGGACCGGCCCGATCCCCACGCCTGGGACGAGCTCATGGATCCTGAGATGCGGTTCGTGCAGCCGATGCTGCGTGACGGCACCGGGCCGGAGCACTGGTGGCGGGAGAGCGCCCGCACCCTTGCCCTGCTGCCCGACCTGCGCGCCGACGTGCTGAGCTGGGCCGGTTCGGGCGAGAACCTGTTCATCCACATCCGGTTCACCGCGACGCTCGCCGGCCGGCCGCTGTCCTGGGAGGCGGTCGACCTGCTGAGGGTCACGCCCGAGGGCGTTGCGCTCTTCCGCGAGTCGTTCTTCGACTCCGTGCCCGTCGCGACCCAGGTCCTCAGCCGCCCGCGCTCGTGGCTGCGGTGGTGGCGGTCCGGGGTCGGCCCGTTCTTCGCGCGCAGGCGCCTGCTGCGACCCCCACCCACGCACGTCCACGGAGGCTCCTCATGA
- a CDS encoding VOC family protein has product MPTMPAGSILLGSTRAADLTDWYRRVIAPDHAGDGPIVLGELWLIIEQREDVSEVNPEPGRSILNFHVDDFDHYQAQLDSAEVTWIAPPEDRPSGRFGTFSDPDGNYLQLIQLHG; this is encoded by the coding sequence ATGCCCACCATGCCTGCAGGAAGCATCCTCCTCGGCAGCACCCGAGCCGCGGACCTCACCGACTGGTACCGCCGGGTGATCGCGCCGGACCACGCCGGAGACGGCCCGATCGTGCTGGGTGAGCTCTGGCTGATCATCGAACAGCGAGAGGACGTCAGCGAGGTCAACCCGGAGCCCGGTCGCTCGATCCTCAACTTCCACGTGGACGACTTCGACCACTACCAGGCCCAGCTCGACTCCGCGGAGGTCACGTGGATCGCACCGCCGGAGGACCGGCCGTCGGGGCGGTTCGGGACCTTCAGCGACCCCGACGGCAACTACCTCCAGCTGATCCAGCTCCACGGCTGA
- a CDS encoding YybH family protein, with amino-acid sequence MTSTPDLHTAAQAFVAEAERMTNQRDVDGIRDVFAEDGHQVAVLDGILIESRGIDEIHSAWRTMCAFMERRAMFVEKSLVAADRTTIVNEWTGTVAGRRSARGIEVWRRGEDGRVVDQRLYGFLDPRPESSPVAGLRMLASHPLTALALARARRNP; translated from the coding sequence ATGACATCGACCCCCGACCTGCACACGGCCGCCCAGGCCTTCGTCGCCGAGGCCGAGCGGATGACCAACCAGCGCGACGTGGACGGCATCCGCGACGTGTTCGCCGAGGACGGTCACCAGGTCGCCGTGCTCGACGGCATCCTCATCGAGTCCCGAGGGATCGACGAGATCCATTCCGCGTGGCGAACGATGTGCGCCTTCATGGAGCGGCGGGCCATGTTCGTCGAGAAGTCGCTCGTCGCTGCCGACCGGACCACGATCGTCAACGAGTGGACCGGCACCGTCGCCGGGAGGAGGTCGGCGCGCGGCATCGAGGTCTGGCGCCGCGGTGAGGACGGGCGCGTGGTCGACCAGCGCCTCTACGGCTTCCTCGACCCTCGCCCCGAGAGCAGCCCCGTCGCGGGCCTCCGGATGCTCGCGTCGCACCCCTTGACGGCGCTGGCGCTCGCACGGGCGCGGCGCAACCCCTGA
- a CDS encoding maleylpyruvate isomerase N-terminal domain-containing protein, which produces MEGSDALIDRVLAPSLRFATRASALLAPDASHRPTPCASWNVAELARHLLESLHVVTTSLNFGITPPPPAWLAHWDDLSEFEQRLGGVARDLLAAARRGRRPSVSIDGVDLDRGLVLIVASLEASVHSWDLLAGAGTPLPLPAPLARNLGRVLPAVLDTEARGSQFAPPVPVPDGASPSDRILAAVGRSPDRWSRGGNRRA; this is translated from the coding sequence ATGGAAGGCTCGGACGCGCTGATCGACAGGGTGCTGGCGCCGTCCCTGCGCTTCGCGACCCGCGCCTCCGCGCTCCTTGCGCCCGACGCGTCGCACCGGCCGACGCCGTGCGCGTCGTGGAACGTCGCGGAGCTGGCCCGGCACCTGCTGGAGTCGCTCCACGTCGTCACCACCTCGCTGAACTTCGGGATCACCCCACCGCCGCCGGCGTGGCTCGCGCACTGGGACGACCTCTCCGAGTTCGAGCAACGGCTCGGTGGCGTCGCGCGTGACCTGCTTGCCGCTGCGCGACGGGGGAGGCGTCCATCCGTCTCGATCGACGGCGTCGACCTGGACAGAGGGTTGGTGCTGATCGTCGCCTCGCTCGAGGCATCGGTGCACAGCTGGGACCTCCTGGCGGGCGCAGGTACGCCGCTCCCTCTTCCTGCGCCTCTCGCGCGGAACCTCGGACGCGTCCTTCCGGCGGTGCTCGACACCGAGGCGAGGGGATCCCAGTTCGCGCCGCCCGTCCCGGTGCCCGACGGCGCCTCCCCCAGCGACCGGATCCTCGCCGCCGTCGGACGGTCGCCGGACCGTTGGAGCCGGGGCGGCAACAGGCGGGCCTGA